The Setaria viridis chromosome 9, Setaria_viridis_v4.0, whole genome shotgun sequence sequence CTTGCCACGTTGCGCTCTCCAGCTCATCTGGCCAGCAGCTATCCTTAATCCTTACTTGCTTGCCATGCATGCTTAGCCATTAATCTCGCAGTCTCAGTAGTGTGCTTGTTTCTATATATAGATGTACACCTGCAGCACCAGCAACACACACGACAAACACTTTGTCACCTCCTCACCATCATCATTCTCTTGTGCGCTAGCGTACGAATGGCGGGCTTGACGGCGGCGTTGAAGTTCACCGTGCGCAGGCGACCGGCAGAGCTGGTGGCACCGGCAGCCCCAACGCCACGTGAGCTGAAGCTCCTCTCCGACATCGATGACCGGGCGTCTGTACGTCTCCACGTCCCCGCCATCCTGCTCTACCGGCGCAACGAGGCCATGGTCGGCCGGGACCCCGTGAAGGTCATCCGGGACGCTGTCGCGAGGGCGCTGGTGCACTACTACCCGCTCGCCGGGCGGCTCAGGGAGGTGGACGGGGGCAAGCTCGCCGTCGACTGCACCGGCGAGGGAGTGCTGTTCATcgaggccgacgccgacgtccgCCTCGAGCACTTGGGTGAACCTCTGCTGCCGCCCTTCCCGTGCCTCCAGGAGCTCCTGTTCGACGTCCCCGGCTCGTCCGCCATCGTCGACGCGCCCCTCATGCTCTTCCAGGTGACGCGGCTTGCATGTGGAGGCTTTGTCCTGGCCCTCCGGGTGAACCACACGATGGCGGACGGGCTGGGGATGGTGCAGTTCGGCGCCGCCTTGGCGGAGCTAGCGCGGGGCGCCCTGGCGCCGACGGTGCGGCCGGTGTGGGACCGCGAGCTGCTGATGGCGCGCGACCCGCCGCTTCCGAGCTTCGCCCACCGCGAGTACGACGAGGCGCAGGGCACCGACGACACCGTCACGTCGCTCGACGACCTGGCGcaccgctgcttgttcttcacGCCCCGTGACGTGGCCGCGCTCCGGGACCTCCTCGACCCGCCGCAGCTGCGCGGGAGCGCGACCACGTTCGACGTCCTGGCAGGGTGCCTGTGGAAGTGCCGCACGGTGGCGCTGGCCCCTGATGCCAACGCGGAGATGCGGATGATATGCGTCGTCAACGTCCGCGGCATCAGGACgccgaggggcggcggcggcatccccAGGGGCTACTACGGCAACGCGGCCGTTGGCGCGGTCGCCGTCTCGACGGCCGGCGCTCTCTGCGCCAACCCTCTCGGCTACGCGATCGAGCTGGTGAAGAAGGCCAAGGAGGAGGTGGACATGGAGTACATACGGTCGGTTGCGGATCTCGTTGTGCTACGGGGGCGGCCGCCCGTGTCGTTCGTGCGCACGTACATGGTGTCAGACGTGAGGAAagccccggccgcgcgcctgGATTTTGGGTGGGGCAGGCCGGTGTACGGCGGCCCGGCGGAGGTCGGCGGTGACCTCGCCTGGGTTGCCAGCTACTTCGTGTCGGTTACGGACGCTAGAGGCGAGGAAGGCATCGCTGTGCCGGTGTGCCTGCCCCGATCCGCCATGGAGAGGTTCGCCGAGGAGATGGGCAAGCTGCTCCAGCGCCCGCTCGTCGACGTCGCCGTGAGGCAGCAGCCCAGGTCCGCGCTCTGAATCCAACCAAACCTGCGCACACGGGCGTAGTGATGGATCAAATAAAAACGTCTGTTAATTCCTACCGTACTACTGCAATAATTTCCTCCCCTGTCGATGAACGTACAAATGTCGTTTGTGTGGATTTTGGTTGTTCTTTTGGAAGAGAAATGAAACGGTCAAAGCTTGTACTTCCGAAAAATGAAAACTTGGCTGAATAGCATGATAAAGTGCTGCGCGATTATATATTTATGTACAAATGGGCCTGGCTGCTCGGACGGATTGGGCTCGACTGATTTAGGCTCCCAGCGCAGGCTGCTGCCATGACTTAGGCTAACCCAGGAGTTGAGGCTCCACGTCATGCTCACAATCCGATTGTGCTCACAGACGATCAAATCCGGCTTCTCTTCGTTCAACCGTTCCTTCCGAGCACCCACTGACTCCAGATCGCTTGACTTTTCACAATGTCCTCAAGAAGTCACTACTTTTTTCTAATGGGAACGTGGAGTCGATCACCGGGCTGCAACAGTGGCTACTTCTCCACATCATGACTCATCAGCCGTTTGACATCTTCATCTATTCATTTGGGAGCTTGAGGATGCTATTACGAGTTAGCTGAGCATGAACCTCCAACAGTCGTACGCCCATGGGATCAGCTGGATTCTAGCTTCTCTATTGGCTCTACAGTACATGCTCAACTTGGAGCGCTCACAGACAACTTTTAGATTTTACTGCCCTTCTGTGCCAAACAACGCTCGTTGTGGTTCACATAGGTTCCGTTGAGCATGTGCGCAGCTTGACGAGCCAGCTGTGTACCGAGGCTGCCCGTCAAGACGAGGCACTTGCTATAGCAGAGGCTCCCATGCCAGCTTACCTTGCTACGGACTCGGAGGAGTCTAACGAGGATGAGGACTATGTTCCTAGCTTTCCAGTCCGCTGAGCTCATGATGATGAGGTAGGGACCTCTCTTCCTACCCAGCGTCTCTAGTTCCTCCAGTCATAGCTGCTCAGGTCACTCAGTCAAACGAACTCATAGCTATACTTTAGTTGTTGGCCGAGTAGCAGAGGGTTAGTGATGAGAGGCAGCAGCAGATGCAGGCCTAGCTTGCTCGGCAGCAGGAGACACAGCAGGTTATACTTGAGGGGGATTCAACAACAACAGGAGGCTATGAGGCAGCAGCTCCTTCAACATCAGATAAAGACCTCACAAATGTTCACCTTCTACTCTAGCTGCATGGAACAGTTGTACAGCCCGTTGAGCCACCTCTACTTCCTACCTCTCAGCAGCTACAGCATGACCCCTGACTCCACCTCCTCCGGTTGGCGGCTTTGTGCAGACACCCTTGGCCTTGTTCCCTATCTCACAACTCTTATAGAATGGGGTGTTCTCACTACCTCAGATGTTGGAGCCGTAGCTTGACCAGTACCAGTAGCACTAGTTGTTTCTAGACCAGCTCCGATAGAGTCAGTCCACACAGCCTTAGTCAACTCAGGTGACAGCTTCGTTCTCGACAGCTTCACTCACCTTCGAGTAGACACCACAGCCCTCTTTTGGTGGTCCGAGGTTTAGTTCTCCACTCCCATGTGTTGTGACACCTCGGACCTTGGAGCTTGATGAGTCCAATGCCACTCTCTGCACAGTCACCAAGTAGATTAACTTAGAAATGGCTTTCTAAGGTTGAGGTGCAGGGTTCTCAAGTCGACATGATAGTCACTTCTTCTTCTGAGCCTGTCACCACGGTTATAGCTCCTTCATCTCCTGCATCCTCCACTCCAGCAGACCCCACTAGTCCCGAGGGCTCTCTTACTACTTCAGCTTCGGCCTCCAATGAGGACTCGATGCCGGCATCTCGGGTTACGTGGCGCATCCCTCCAAAGTAGTTGCAGCAGTTTCACCACCTTCTCCGCCCCAGCAGGAGTAGATTTGTAGCTTCCTTTTTGGTGCTTTGTTGCCAAAGGGGCAGATATAGGAGGAGTAGAGATAGGTGGAGCTTGTTTGGGAGCTTGTTGGTTCTTTTGTGGATGTTCATGCATAGgcatgttatttggatctttgtGTAGGATGGTGTGTTGACATGTCTATATATGTATGTGCTTTACTTTCCGTGAACGCATGCTTCTTTTTAACCTTGTCTATCTTACTTTCATGGATTAGTAGTAGTGCGCTTAATTTAAAATCTTTTATATCTATTTATTATctatcaccaaaaagggggagattgaagcACGTTGGCATCATCTAGGTCATTTCTCACCTTTTGTAAGGGTGTGTTTCGGTGATAAATGACAACCATATACTTGTGACTAACCCCATTTTTTGAAGGAAATCAGTATTGGTTATTGTGCGATAAGTTAAATGGAAAGTGACCCCTCAATTTGAATTGGCAAGCGATCAAAGGGCTAATGCATGAAGGGTAAGGACTTTTCTAGAACTAAGTGTCACGAGAAGATGAAGTACACTTAGTGTAATATAGGTTTTTCTAGTTCGTAGCTCTATGACTCTACTATAAAAAGGGATCTCAAGTTACTAGCTTGATCATATGAGACAAACCATGAAAAAGATGCAGACTTGACATACTCTAGCACTTGGTAGCTCAAACAACCAATGGAAACACTTGAGAAGCAAAGAAGTTGGCAAAGAACTCAAAGGAGATTGCATTGGATGAGTTGAAAACAAAAAGGGGGCATCGGATGTTCCAACAGTGTGTTTTCTAGTAAAGTCTGAGCAATTTTCTAGGAGTTGGCCTGAGCGGTCTTCAACATCAGATGATCTGACGCCCAACTCAGTAGACAATCGAAGAATAGACAATGCAGGATTGAAACCCTAAGCATCGGATGATTCGTTGCCCAAGCAATGGGCAAAGCATCGGACTAATTTTGTGCAATTCAACTCGAAGCACCAGAGGTAACGATGCTAGGCAAGGGGCACCATTGGAGCAGGCATATTTATGTTGAATCATCCAGAGACATTCTGGCCAAATCCTCTAGTGCACCAGATGTTCCGGTGGCCTCTGGATGAAGTGTCAAActaagcatattttctttggaGTCATCAAGAAAAATTTGGGCCAAAACCCCTTTAGCATCGGATATTCCGATGCTCTCTATATACACCACTGTAACAAGCACCGAATGAACTTTTCACtattgaatatattttttaacgAATATATTTTGGACTGGTGTGTGACTGGATGTTCCAACGCTATGGGATGGAGGCATCGGATGATCCAATGACTGCTGTTTTTCTGGATGCTCTTTTCCAACAACTGTCTCTTGAGCTGTAGCCTATATATACCCATTCCCTTAGTCATTTGAGCTACTCAAGACACCGTGAAGACCTCAAGCAACCTATGAGCAGTTGAGAGTGTGCTAGAGCCACAAAAGTGATTAGTGAATTGAAAATCTCAAGATTAAGGACATATCTTAGCTTAGTGCTGATCAAGTGAAGCAATCGAGGCTTCTTACTCTTGGTGACTGATGTCACCTAAATGGTCTTGGTGTCCTTGGAGTTCATGGTGAGCTTTTGAAGATTGTGGAAGCCTCAAGAATAAGATCTTGTACAAGGTACGTAGTCCGCCGTTCTAGAGATGGAAAAGTGGTTACCTTAGTGAAGCACTCAAGTCTTCGTGGCTTGGGGGAGCAAAATTTAGTGGGTGCTCCAACATGGACTAAGGGGAGCGTCAACTCCTCCATACTGTGGAAAAGATCCAATGTCTTCGCGTCctctttcttttcatttttgcaCTTACTTTGAGCATTTACTTCTTGTTTTTACCTATCTTAGTTGCCCTTGTTTTGTTTGTGCTCCCTGTTGTCTTGATCTTGCCTAAGGAACTGATGATCATGATAGTGTGACTCTCTTGTTAAGTTCATTCTTACTAGTGTGGTTAGTTTCTAGTTTTGGACCTAGTAGATTGGGCAAATAGAATTATAGGCTAATGTTTGCTTTCTTTGTTCTAAAAATTTATAAAGGTTCCAATTCAACCCCTTCTTGGGCCATCGATCCTTACACTctctgtggcggaactgcccgaATTAACCCgactaaagtgtactcaacctcaCCTCAAAGGTGAATGGTCACTTTAaccgaattaaaatggtagtccgTCGGGTTTCACCGGATCAAACCACTTATCTCGGATCGAAATAAAGCATACTTGCACGaagacgagtccagagattacaacaatccagattcATTACTACAGGTCCCACATTGAGTTATTACAAGCTGAAAGTTCACATGCATAAAGTAGAGTTTTAGAGTTCAAAGTAGCGGAATAAAACGGAAGTCTAACGTCGATACaacaataccatggtgaagcctgccatgatatcaagcaCCATGATCCTtgccgaccgaggatgggtcccactcaatagtccaacccagagggagttgaGATAGTCAAGTCACACTGGCAACCAAGTCAACAACAAACCTGAAAaataaagccacaagcaaggttgagtatactaatactcaacaaggcttacccatcaggtggtaactacttcaccgactcctagacatgcaagactttttggctgaggggtttgtattgccaaaagcttctaaagtaggtccttacatTCAAATTTTAGCTCCAAGTTCTAGttaattaaccattctaggtaagcacctattctaatcaagcatgtgatcaagcaatttaattcaagcatcagtattaatcatcatcctttgttccacttcttactcagtgcagcatagtgatcaagcagtctgaAACTGTGAGAGGCATACGATTCGAATTGAGTTTTTAACCTtacaaggtgaacctaaacccatgATAGGTGCATACCACGATGGGTCCACACatatcagccgtccccatcaatccccaggcacgtggtcaggtcccacttcccttggatacaatgccctaACTGCCGGTGTTTtggaccggcaacccgcctagggggtaccctaggtggtcttttgtgcggtaagggccgtcgagaatcaaggagtcgatggtgacgtaagggacacgatttagacaggttcgggccactagattgtgtaataccctacgtcctgtgagttgattgtattgaacttgagTGTGTTGaaggagttgtctttgagggggtccctgcccgcccttatatactcgggagggcagggttgcaagtttgaatcctagtcgggtacgattacagagttctactcggtgtagactgagtagtttccatatgcacacctaactagtccgagGGGGACACGCTTCTTGCCACATAGTCCCCTAGTCTTGATTGTGTCCAAGTACGCCCCTTAGTaggccgcacagggcctactcgtgggccttgGATTTATGCATTTATATTATGGCAATAAATCTGgtttatatctgaccgttgcgtaattgacgcttggaatccggaggtgatggagatataacgAGAGAGCCCCCTTATGGTCGGGGTTACATTTCTTTttagcagatctgttttgtcCCTTCCCCCTTTCTTCCTGTTCCTCATTGTGCCGTCGCATTTTTCTAGTGCCGCGACCGCCATTGCTACTTTTCTTTGTGAGAGAGGTCGGAGGCTGACTCCTCTCTTTGCTGTCTCCGAGATCGtctgatgcgcaccaagaagatggggaagaaacccaaGAAAACTCAAGgccaggctgcggcggcgggtaaGTTAAGAtccaaatccaagaaggggaaggagctagtGTTGCCGGCACCAAAATGCGGTCCGACGAACCAAactgcaccaccgccgcccgggGTCACCTGGCAGAATTTTGTGATGAAGAAAGCAGCTgttcaggctttggttgatgcgaaGCTTTTGCAGCCAAAACTTCAACtggagtggaggcctgcctttgGCAACGcatggcagttcgaggagcatccaaacgagactgtcatgcttgcgCACTTTGTTGAGAAGGGATTGGCAGTGCCTgcttccgacttcttcagaggtatcctcgagtactataagcttcagtttgttcacttgaaccccaatggtgtgcttcatatgtCCATCTTTGTACACCTTTGTGAAGTATACCTTGGTgttcctcctagtcttgagctcTTTAGGAAATTGTTGGAGCGGCTACTCTTTAGGAAACTTGACGATTTGCTTTTCTATGCAGCGGCtagcgcaattggagcaagagtgcagcCATCTCACTGAGtccttgaaggttcatgaggaggctgcaaagtcttttgccGTTGAGCGTAGTGATCACGAGGTATTGCAAGATAAGTTGGTGAatcgctacaagtctttgaacaagaagtatcaaggtgagtacttacGATTCTTTGAGTATTTCCTGACTGTACTCGAGGTTTTTGAACTTGTTggtttttgcagagctcaagagaaaagaggctgttgcgagtagccagcttcttgattggaggaacgcgcatgaccgagtagctgaCGAGGCTAATCGTCTTCGGGCATCACTGGCTAAAGCTCAGGCTGCATGCGAGCATCAGAGGGACAGGAAGAACTAGAAcggagttatgcttgctatggccatggtagcCTGTAGGGATCATGGCCGGATCATAGGAAGGCTTCGaggtgagctccaagagttgactgatgCCGCTCAAGATGTTGTTAATaccattgctcctcttgaggaCGACGCAGAGCGCCATTCACTAGTCTAGTGGTTGAAGATTGCTCCGGGCAAGGTTgttggcctctgcaaggctgtttgtaaacaagtTCTTGTGGTGGTCAAGTCTTATTACCCGTGAGCGGATTtgacggcggctggtgacggcgttaCTCGGAACTTTACGGAGGATGCTTATGCGCGATACCTTGAGGAGGCTAAGCCAATTGCTTTGAAGATGcctgagtttgtatctttggaggagccttaGGCTTGTGTAGCCTTGAAATCTGCCGAGTACTCGAGACAATGTTTTGAATTTTGTTTGAAATGAATGATTGTCCATCCTTTGTCATTGGGAGCAACTCCGAGTACTTAGTCGACTAGTCGCGCGGTTGTCAAGTACTCTATCCCCTTATTCTCGGAgggggggtgcacgggtgtattgtactcttttttcttttgtggcGTGAACGCTTTCACATGAACGGAGTCAGAGATCATCTTGACTCATCAGTACTTTTGTTGTCATGAGCGAATAGTAACTCCTGAGTGGTTGGTAGTTGTAAcattcggctataaatagactgccATGGAGGTCGATCGAGAGAAGGCTTGAGTAGTGATTGATTgctttcggttgctgttgtttgattgTAGATtgccttcaaagagtactccggtgctagaagattcctcgtagattagagccaccttccctccacagactctagcgctcgtagggatagccgcgatgctagaagaatcctcgtaggagggttcgtcACGTGCCTCGTCTTGGAGCTTGTGATCTAGCTAAGTCCGTGCtgaaactcgcgagtgataggtgaTGAGTGTTGTGGTCTTTATCtggctctcttagaggtggaggtgtggcatgcagtgtgggatGGCTCGCCAAGGCTAGCAAGAGAGCAGCcttgttttttctcccttatgcagcactcgggattcatcgttgccgctgtcgaggtagcggcggtgaaggagtacctggtgttgtttgggaggaggacctggatatggctgcattttcgcagcttccttgcgtgtgggcccttccctttGTAGTAGTCAGTAGGCCTgtgtggccttgtgatattgtaaaagccttgggcttaaatgcagaccgccagtaggcaattgcttgtagtctttgctgtgctgttatgttgtattttgagtacccttACTCTATTATGAGTAATCATatgtaacttcaaaattttctGCTTGAATCGCTCTTGAGTAGAAAATTGCTTTTCCTTTTGAAGTTTTTGGAACTTGTACTGAGGCTGGGGTGCCTGCTGACCTTTGGTAaagtcttgtgtcaagagtagaGCATCtgt is a genomic window containing:
- the LOC117840614 gene encoding benzyl alcohol O-benzoyltransferase, with translation MAGLTAALKFTVRRRPAELVAPAAPTPRELKLLSDIDDRASVRLHVPAILLYRRNEAMVGRDPVKVIRDAVARALVHYYPLAGRLREVDGGKLAVDCTGEGVLFIEADADVRLEHLGEPLLPPFPCLQELLFDVPGSSAIVDAPLMLFQVTRLACGGFVLALRVNHTMADGLGMVQFGAALAELARGALAPTVRPVWDRELLMARDPPLPSFAHREYDEAQGTDDTVTSLDDLAHRCLFFTPRDVAALRDLLDPPQLRGSATTFDVLAGCLWKCRTVALAPDANAEMRMICVVNVRGIRTPRGGGGIPRGYYGNAAVGAVAVSTAGALCANPLGYAIELVKKAKEEVDMEYIRSVADLVVLRGRPPVSFVRTYMVSDVRKAPAARLDFGWGRPVYGGPAEVGGDLAWVASYFVSVTDARGEEGIAVPVCLPRSAMERFAEEMGKLLQRPLVDVAVRQQPRSAL